In Nymphaea colorata isolate Beijing-Zhang1983 chromosome 5, ASM883128v2, whole genome shotgun sequence, one genomic interval encodes:
- the LOC116254780 gene encoding uncharacterized protein LOC116254780 isoform X1 codes for MSSEIEELRARVIASMASSGNPKSRDKRNLENVREEGELSSSSSEEKENNQNSTELASASPSVSVEPVAVAVPKANSASVSTRNVVGPRRPASSRGKYVPGDLHKRTSISRAPPQSYQWRSESSQIPSRSTFHRNHGRRMTSNDNDNLVIRFSDNDSGSDSEEIQNSDKTKPFQSDQIKQRAVHQVKSSTSHQRRVPNMAASALTRAHAANSKGLRSSVEGASQSQGHGVSNMVSASPECISDDKKSNNNELETLRQRIATRESELKQRSFGSKTMEKVSTDEDPCVVKADMHEQMNSGSLVVEGRRSILKTQENRQAGYKQSESSIQSDGPKRMLMSATTPILRYERQEQDSNPLRGTGLVASSECGNGNIDYRNKRSASSDTANGGRQGGKDKQERHDICSSFYSEPVAHATKKPKLHFQTNNAFCSSMIKSTAEVGMASAVNNSTLINLTKGIPGGKNPQDTPQDILTQSAAHVDNKLATCDVQHGDSGQVCMDFQTLMEIEEWQDKELEEAQELRRRCEMEERYALRAYRKAQRALMDANERCAYLYQRRELLSAQLQASLMEGHSLLSSGWHKQKSVNVKLPGGGLNIFPYLCAQTQADYEALAVTKSNNQSVANHDLLANQKKIGHDAGFSPSSCPDGDPPGRLHAATCAVKGTNTQSNHDAVHTQSDNICTSLDEDEQMFPADGQGASYILNCDEGNKLEVGPANEDGKEPQQIYNLDDSLSNPIQDALLEASLRSKLFSRLQIGPASTNSISDFENFDGGNNGTARNSFIQASFSNQSLPETAQNGSAGIRDIDHHPQGLLGNTVEHQSQLEIHSDDGAGLHDVDPSPIRYNDSEECCSSLGESGRSPFTMGSYVASAALNVVCRVKVLPLSKISYASSSGVIQTESTAKGMHDKGLKSRCSENLLDIFSIDMTNKGIGGGKVVKLDTEDCNLEIDPFWPFCMFELRGKCNNGQCPYQHVRHYARKNQVLSGASDEKVNHISSQRDSLASQGTFPDFHTNVMPIPIYLIGGEIIKTDKSSLRHVLAQKIWHYWQSSFCSSFSIPFPVHRILPPDVLSLHYRGDVDDDGSRNWLSLYMNQSQDYMMERVLNADAYRLDGELPSFEMQEKRNRSRKGSLLTSSISKFLMAWLILKDPWRSPLIYLAGKAIYWRERKRSLEANPRSVALWVVYLHIFYKSEKSIGNDDMFLHAVRQNEYSYELWLMFINSRISLSERLEAYDSALLKLCHLVHTDKRERKYMSGCILDLFLQSVNTLCISGYKESAMSRIDELYRPKPEKCRHVPIFEIMPCLVMSDRCILWVSCIYLVVYGRLPDAVVGCFEFDKELPFGIEWPSVQLIENDKNNALQLINLAIDKTQMSPESELHNEEESQIKSRQALAVNHIKCMAALKGVECVSKLIDDYRKLYPSCIELLMLSVDTRKHHCEGNVDLSLLEDSVNNWPKGFPGIEIVWNQYFGYALAKNGQAFVKDLMAANWFQTAWRLQNSDTSFNQEATQNDENVLFDPCVPASMTCSYSNLKDKAYALLNLALYKLLYGDKDGAQSAMDKAVMVASAEDFNHLVVEHAAFSLSNASDLIREFPDGKLFSLLYGYIVAARSYPSPEPLSRRFLSCIKKSRLRQLITNMMGPVSLDSSVVNSILKCWYSPSLLPDEYGDFKALTDFVETLMDVLPANYKLALSICKWIAHLHDPCSISSTAALFWASSVLVNSILQAFPVAPERIWTEAAEVLGCLDVDVILERFHQLAISVYPFSISLWRSYFNLHRRLGDPISVVEAAKQRGIELE; via the exons ATGTCTTCGGAGATCGAAGAACTCCGGGCCAGAGTGATCGCGTCCATGGCGTCTTCCGGAAACCCTAAGTCCAGAGACAAGAGGAACCTAGAGAACGTGAGGGAAGAAGGAGagctctcttcttcttcttcggaaGAGAAG GAAAATAATCAGAATTCGACCGAGCTGGCATCTGCATCCCCCTCGGTGTCGGTCGAGCCTGTCGCGGTTGCAGTTCCTAAGGCTAACTCGGCCAGCGTATCTACTCGGAATGTTGTTGGCCCACGTAGGCCCGCTTCATCTAGAG GAAAATATGTTCCCGGTGACCTGCACAAGCGAACATCCATCAGTAGAGCTCCGCCACAAAGTTATCAATGGCGCTCTGAGTCAAGTCAGATTCCATCTAGGTCAACCTTTCATAGAAATCATGGCAGGCGTATGACATCAAATGATAATGATAATCTAGTGATAAGATTTTCTGACAATGACAGTGGAAGTGACTCTGAGGAGATCCAAAATAGTGATAAGACTAAACCATTTCAAAGTGACCAGATTAAGCAACGGGCAGTGCATCAGGTTAAATCATCCACATCACATCAAAGGAGGGTTCCTAATATGGCTGCTTCAGCCTTAACAAGAGCCCATGCAGCCAACTCTAAAGGACTGAGAAGTTCTGTTGAGGGGGCATCTCAGTCTCAAGGACATGGTGTATCTAACATGGTTTCTGCAAGCCCAGAATGCATTTCGGATGATAAGAAGTCAAATAACAATGAGTTGGAAACCTTAAGACAGAGAATTGCTACAAGAGAAAGTGAACTAAAACAACGCAGTTTTGGGtcaaaaacaatggaaaaagtGTCAACTGATGAGGATCCTTGTGTAGTTAAGGCTGATATGCATGAACAAATGAATAGTGGATCATTGGTAGTTGAAGGCAGAAGGTCGATTCTTAAAACACAAGAGAACAGGCAGGCAGGGTATAAGCAGTCTGAGAGTTCCATTCAATCTGATGGACCAAAACGCATGTTAATGTCTGCTACGACACCTATATTGAGATATGAAAGGCAAGAACAGGATAGTAATCCTTTAAGGGGTACAGGATTGGTTGCAAGTAGTGAATGTGGCAACGGTAACATAGATTATAGAAACAAGAGAAGTGCTTCTTCTGATACCGCCAATGGTGGAAGGCAAGGAGGCAAGGATAAGCAG GAGAGGCATGACATCTGCAGCAGTTTCTATTCTGAGCCTGTCGCTCATGCTACAAAGAAACCTAAGCTACATTTTCAGACAAATAATGCTTTCTGCTCTTCTATGATCAAATCTACTGCAGAAGTTGGAATGGCGTCTGCAGTGAATAACTCCACCCTTATTAATCTG ACTAAAGGTATACCTGGTGGCAAAAATCCTCAAGATACGCCTCAAGATATTTTAACTCAATCTGCCGCTCATGTTGACAACAAGCTTGCGACTTGTGAT GTTCAACATGGAGATTCAGGACAAGTATGTATGGACTTCCAAACTTTGATGGAGATTGAGGAGTGGCAAGACAAAGAATTGGAAGAAGCACAGGAGCTGAGGAGAAGATGTGAGATGGAAGAAAGATATGCTTTGAGAGCATACCGTAAAGCACAAAGGGCATTGATGGATGCAAATGAAAGATGTGCTTATCTCTACCAGAGAAGAGAATTATTATCAGCTCAGCTTCAAGCTTCTCTGATGGAGGGTCATTCACTGTTGTCTTCTGGTTGGCATAAACAGAAAAGTGTGAATGTGAAGCTTCCAGGTGGTGGCTTAAATATATTTCCCTATCTATGCGCTCAAACACAAGCTGACTATGAGGCTTTGGCTGTCACAAAGTCAAATAATCAATCTGTGGCCAATCACGATTTATTGGCTAATCAGAAAAAGATAGGTCATGATGCAGGTTTTAGCCCATCCAGTTGCCCAGATGGTGATCCTCCAGGTCGGTTACATGCAGCCACTTGTGCTGTGAAGGGAACTAACACACAGTCTAATCATGATGCTGTCCATACACAGTCAGATAATATATGCACATCTTTAGATGAAGATGAACAAATGTTTCCAGCTGATGGTCAAGGTGCTTCATATATACTGAACTGTGACGAAGGGAACAAGCTTGAGGTAGGGCCAGCAAATGAGGATGGAAAAGAACCTCAGCAAATTTACAACTTGGATGACTCTTTATCAAATCCGATTCAGGATGCTCTTCTTGAAGCGTCTCTGAGGTCTAAATTATTCTCTAGACTACAGATTGGGCCTGCTTCTACAAACAGTATTTCtgattttgagaattttgatgGTGGAAACAATGGGACTGCTCGTAATAGCTTTATACAGGCGTCATTCTCTAACCAATCACTTCCAGAGACAGCACAAAATGGAAGTGCAGGTATCAGAG ATATTGATCATCATCCACAAGGGCTTCTTGGAAACACTGTTGAGCATCAATCCCAACTTGAAATTCATTCTGATGATGGTGCAGGCCTGCATGATGTTGATCCTTCACCTATAAGGTATAACGATTCTGAAGAGTGCTGCTCTTCACTGGGTGAATCTGGCAGATCCCCTTTTACCATGGGTAGCTATGTGGCTTCAGCTGCACTCAATGTTGTTTGTAGAGTTAAAGTTCTTCCACTATCCAAGATTAGTTATGCATCATCCAGTGGTGTAATTCAGACAGAATCAACCGCTAAAGGTATGCATGACAAGGGCTTAAAATCTAGGTGTTCTGAGAATCTGCTGGATATTTTCAGTATAGACATGACAAATAAGGGCATTGGTGGTGGAAAAGTGGTAAAGCTTGATACTGAAGATTGCAATCTCGAAATTGATCCCTTCTGGCCATTTTGCATGTTTGAGTTACGGGGGAAGTGCAACAATGGACAATGCCCATATCAGCATGTGAGACACTATGCACGGAAAAATCAAGTTCTCTCTGGAGCTTCTG ACGAAAAGGTTAACCACATATCAAGTCAAAGGGACAGCTTGGCTTCTCAGGGAACTTTTCCTGATTTTCATACTAATGTCATGCCGATTCCAATTTACTTAATTGGTGGTGAAATCATAAAAACTGACAAATCTTCACTGAGACATGTCTTGGCTCAGAAGATTTGGCACTACTGGCAATCATCCTTCTGTAGCTCCTTCTCTATTCCTTTTCCTGTTCATAGAATTTTACCACCAGACGTGCTGTCCTTGCATTACAGAggtgatgttgatgatgatggcaGCAGAAACTGGCTATCCCTGTATATGAATCAGAGTCAAGATTACATGATG gaGAGGGTATTAAATGCGGATGCCTACCGACTTGATGGGGAACTTCCCAGCTTTGAGATGCAAGAAAAGAGGAACAGGAGCAGGAAGGGCAGTCTTTTAACATCTTCTAT AAGCAAGTTCTTGATGGCTTGGCTGATCCTGAAAGATCCTTGGAGATCGCCCTTGATCTATTTGGCAGGAAAAGCAATATAttggagggaaagaaaaag ATCTCTTGAAGCTAATCCAAGATCAGTTGCATTGTGGGTGGTTTATTTGCACATTTTCTACAAGTCAGAGAAGTCTATTGGAAATGATGACATGTTTCTTCATGCT GTGCGTCAAAATGAATATTCTTATGAGCTCTGGCTGATGTTCATAAACAGCAGGATCAGTCTTAGTGAAAGATTAGAGGCATATGATTCTGCACTCTTGAAATTGTGCCATTTGGTACACACTGATAAACGGGAGAGGAAATATATGAGTGGATGTATTTTGGACCTGTTCTTGCAGTCTGTAAACACTTTATGTATATCAGGATATAAAGAAAGTGCAATGTCTAGAATTGATGAACTTTACAGACCAAAGCCCGAAAAGTGCAGGCATGTGCCAATTTTTGAGATTATGCCATGCTTAGTGATGTCAGACAGGTGCATCTTGTGGGTGTCCTGCATATACTTGGTTGTCTATGGTAGACTCCCAGATGCTGTAGTAGGATGCTTTGAGTTTGATAAAGAACTACCCTTTGGGATAGAATGGCCTTCTGTCCAGTTGATTGAAAACGACAAAAACAACGCATTGCAACTGATAAATTTGGCGATAGATAAAACACAGATGTCTCCTGAGAGTGAATTACACAATGAAGAGGAATCCCAGATCAAATCTAGACAGGCTTTAGCTGTCAATCACATCAAGTGCATGGCGGCACTTAAAGGAGTTGAATGTGTTTCTAAATTGATAGATGATTACAGGAAACTGTATCCATCCTGCATTGAACTTCTAATGTTGTCCGTTGACACGAGGAAGCATCACTGTGAGGGTAATGTTGATTTGTCTCTGTTAGAAGATTCCGTGAATAATTGGCCAAAAGGTTTTCCCGGCATTGAGATTGTCTGGAACCAATACTTTGGGTATGCTCTAGCAAAGAATGGACAAGCATTTGTGAAAGATTTAATGGCAGCCAACTGGTTTCAAACTGCATGGCGACTTCAAAATTCTGATACATCCTTCAACCAAGAAGCCACTCAGAATGATGAAAATGTTCTATTTGATCCATGTGTTCCAGCTTCCATGACCTGCTCATATAGTAATCTAAAAGACAAAGCGTATGCGCTGCTTAATCTTGCCTTATATAAACTATTATATGGTGATAAGGATGGAGCTCAATCAGCAATGGATAAAGCAGTAATGGTTGCTTCTGCAGAGGATTTCAACCATTTGGTGGTAGAGCATGCAGCCTTCTCCCTCTCCAATGCGTCAGACTTGATCAGGGAATTCCCCGATGGCAAATTATTCTCCCTGTTGTATGGATACATTGTAGCTGCAAGATCCTATCCTTCCCCTGAGCCATTATCTAGAAGATTTTTAAGTTGCATCAAGAAATCAAGACTTCGGCAGCTAATAACTAACATGATGGGTCCAGTTTCACTGGATTCCTCCGTGGTTAACTCCATCCTCAAATGTTGGTATAGCCCATCACTTTTACCCGATGAATATGGTGATTTTAAGGCACTTACGGATTTTGTGGAGACTCTGATGGACGTTTTGCCTGCAAACTATAAATTGGCTTTGTCTATTTGCAAGTGGATCGCTCACCTTCATGACCCTTGCAGTATCTCCTCCACTGCTGCATTGTTCTGGGCGAGTTCTGTTTTGGTTAATTCCATACTACAGGCTTTCCCTGTAGCTCCTGAGAGAATTTGGACAGAAGCAGCTGAGGTACTAGGGTGCTTAGATGTTGATGTCATACTAGAAAGGTTTCATCAGCTGGCTATATCCGTGTATCCGTTCTCCATTTCTCTTTGGCGCTCTTACTTCAATTTGCATAGGCGGCTAGGAGATCCCATTTCAGTTGTAGAGGCAGCAAAGCAAAGAGGTATTGAACTGGAATAG
- the LOC116254780 gene encoding uncharacterized protein LOC116254780 isoform X3: MSSEIEELRARVIASMASSGNPKSRDKRNLENVREEGELSSSSSEEKENNQNSTELASASPSVSVEPVAVAVPKANSASVSTRNVVGPRRPASSRGKYVPGDLHKRTSISRAPPQSYQWRSESSQIPSRSTFHRNHGRRMTSNDNDNLVIRFSDNDSGSDSEEIQNSDKTKPFQSDQIKQRAVHQVKSSTSHQRRVPNMAASALTRAHAANSKGLRSSVEGASQSQGHGVSNMVSASPECISDDKKSNNNELETLRQRIATRESELKQRSFGSKTMEKVSTDEDPCVVKADMHEQMNSGSLVVEGRRSILKTQENRQAGYKQSESSIQSDGPKRMLMSATTPILRYERQEQDSNPLRGTGLVASSECGNGNIDYRNKRSASSDTANGGRQGGKDKQERHDICSSFYSEPVAHATKKPKLHFQTNNAFCSSMIKSTAEVGMASAVNNSTLINLTKGIPGGKNPQDTPQDILTQSAAHVDNKLATCDVQHGDSGQVCMDFQTLMEIEEWQDKELEEAQELRRRCEMEERYALRAYRKAQRALMDANERCAYLYQRRELLSAQLQASLMEGHSLLSSGWHKQKSVNVKLPGGGLNIFPYLCAQTQADYEALAVTKSNNQSVANHDLLANQKKIGHDAGFSPSSCPDGDPPGRLHAATCAVKGTNTQSNHDAVHTQSDNICTSLDEDEQMFPADGQGASYILNCDEGNKLEVGPANEDGKEPQQIYNLDDSLSNPIQDALLEASLRSKLFSRLQIGPASTNSISDFENFDGGNNGTARNSFIQASFSNQSLPETAQNGSAGIRDIDHHPQGLLGNTVEHQSQLEIHSDDGAGLHDVDPSPIRYNDSEECCSSLGESGRSPFTMGSYVASAALNVVCRVKVLPLSKISYASSSGVIQTESTAKGMHDKGLKSRCSENLLDIFSIDMTNKGIGGGKVVKLDTEDCNLEIDPFWPFCMFELRGKCNNGQCPYQHVRHYARKNQVLSGASDEKVNHISSQRDSLASQGTFPDFHTNVMPIPIYLIGGEIIKTDKSSLRHVLAQKIWHYWQSSFCSSFSIPFPVHRILPPDVLSLHYRGDVDDDGSRNWLSLYMNQSQDYMMKQVLDGLADPERSLEIALDLFGRKSNILEGKKKALSILSRSLEANPRSVALWVVYLHIFYKSEKSIGNDDMFLHAVRQNEYSYELWLMFINSRISLSERLEAYDSALLKLCHLVHTDKRERKYMSGCILDLFLQSVNTLCISGYKESAMSRIDELYRPKPEKCRHVPIFEIMPCLVMSDRCILWVSCIYLVVYGRLPDAVVGCFEFDKELPFGIEWPSVQLIENDKNNALQLINLAIDKTQMSPESELHNEEESQIKSRQALAVNHIKCMAALKGVECVSKLIDDYRKLYPSCIELLMLSVDTRKHHCEGNVDLSLLEDSVNNWPKGFPGIEIVWNQYFGYALAKNGQAFVKDLMAANWFQTAWRLQNSDTSFNQEATQNDENVLFDPCVPASMTCSYSNLKDKAYALLNLALYKLLYGDKDGAQSAMDKAVMVASAEDFNHLVVEHAAFSLSNASDLIREFPDGKLFSLLYGYIVAARSYPSPEPLSRRFLSCIKKSRLRQLITNMMGPVSLDSSVVNSILKCWYSPSLLPDEYGDFKALTDFVETLMDVLPANYKLALSICKWIAHLHDPCSISSTAALFWASSVLVNSILQAFPVAPERIWTEAAEVLGCLDVDVILERFHQLAISVYPFSISLWRSYFNLHRRLGDPISVVEAAKQRGIELE, from the exons ATGTCTTCGGAGATCGAAGAACTCCGGGCCAGAGTGATCGCGTCCATGGCGTCTTCCGGAAACCCTAAGTCCAGAGACAAGAGGAACCTAGAGAACGTGAGGGAAGAAGGAGagctctcttcttcttcttcggaaGAGAAG GAAAATAATCAGAATTCGACCGAGCTGGCATCTGCATCCCCCTCGGTGTCGGTCGAGCCTGTCGCGGTTGCAGTTCCTAAGGCTAACTCGGCCAGCGTATCTACTCGGAATGTTGTTGGCCCACGTAGGCCCGCTTCATCTAGAG GAAAATATGTTCCCGGTGACCTGCACAAGCGAACATCCATCAGTAGAGCTCCGCCACAAAGTTATCAATGGCGCTCTGAGTCAAGTCAGATTCCATCTAGGTCAACCTTTCATAGAAATCATGGCAGGCGTATGACATCAAATGATAATGATAATCTAGTGATAAGATTTTCTGACAATGACAGTGGAAGTGACTCTGAGGAGATCCAAAATAGTGATAAGACTAAACCATTTCAAAGTGACCAGATTAAGCAACGGGCAGTGCATCAGGTTAAATCATCCACATCACATCAAAGGAGGGTTCCTAATATGGCTGCTTCAGCCTTAACAAGAGCCCATGCAGCCAACTCTAAAGGACTGAGAAGTTCTGTTGAGGGGGCATCTCAGTCTCAAGGACATGGTGTATCTAACATGGTTTCTGCAAGCCCAGAATGCATTTCGGATGATAAGAAGTCAAATAACAATGAGTTGGAAACCTTAAGACAGAGAATTGCTACAAGAGAAAGTGAACTAAAACAACGCAGTTTTGGGtcaaaaacaatggaaaaagtGTCAACTGATGAGGATCCTTGTGTAGTTAAGGCTGATATGCATGAACAAATGAATAGTGGATCATTGGTAGTTGAAGGCAGAAGGTCGATTCTTAAAACACAAGAGAACAGGCAGGCAGGGTATAAGCAGTCTGAGAGTTCCATTCAATCTGATGGACCAAAACGCATGTTAATGTCTGCTACGACACCTATATTGAGATATGAAAGGCAAGAACAGGATAGTAATCCTTTAAGGGGTACAGGATTGGTTGCAAGTAGTGAATGTGGCAACGGTAACATAGATTATAGAAACAAGAGAAGTGCTTCTTCTGATACCGCCAATGGTGGAAGGCAAGGAGGCAAGGATAAGCAG GAGAGGCATGACATCTGCAGCAGTTTCTATTCTGAGCCTGTCGCTCATGCTACAAAGAAACCTAAGCTACATTTTCAGACAAATAATGCTTTCTGCTCTTCTATGATCAAATCTACTGCAGAAGTTGGAATGGCGTCTGCAGTGAATAACTCCACCCTTATTAATCTG ACTAAAGGTATACCTGGTGGCAAAAATCCTCAAGATACGCCTCAAGATATTTTAACTCAATCTGCCGCTCATGTTGACAACAAGCTTGCGACTTGTGAT GTTCAACATGGAGATTCAGGACAAGTATGTATGGACTTCCAAACTTTGATGGAGATTGAGGAGTGGCAAGACAAAGAATTGGAAGAAGCACAGGAGCTGAGGAGAAGATGTGAGATGGAAGAAAGATATGCTTTGAGAGCATACCGTAAAGCACAAAGGGCATTGATGGATGCAAATGAAAGATGTGCTTATCTCTACCAGAGAAGAGAATTATTATCAGCTCAGCTTCAAGCTTCTCTGATGGAGGGTCATTCACTGTTGTCTTCTGGTTGGCATAAACAGAAAAGTGTGAATGTGAAGCTTCCAGGTGGTGGCTTAAATATATTTCCCTATCTATGCGCTCAAACACAAGCTGACTATGAGGCTTTGGCTGTCACAAAGTCAAATAATCAATCTGTGGCCAATCACGATTTATTGGCTAATCAGAAAAAGATAGGTCATGATGCAGGTTTTAGCCCATCCAGTTGCCCAGATGGTGATCCTCCAGGTCGGTTACATGCAGCCACTTGTGCTGTGAAGGGAACTAACACACAGTCTAATCATGATGCTGTCCATACACAGTCAGATAATATATGCACATCTTTAGATGAAGATGAACAAATGTTTCCAGCTGATGGTCAAGGTGCTTCATATATACTGAACTGTGACGAAGGGAACAAGCTTGAGGTAGGGCCAGCAAATGAGGATGGAAAAGAACCTCAGCAAATTTACAACTTGGATGACTCTTTATCAAATCCGATTCAGGATGCTCTTCTTGAAGCGTCTCTGAGGTCTAAATTATTCTCTAGACTACAGATTGGGCCTGCTTCTACAAACAGTATTTCtgattttgagaattttgatgGTGGAAACAATGGGACTGCTCGTAATAGCTTTATACAGGCGTCATTCTCTAACCAATCACTTCCAGAGACAGCACAAAATGGAAGTGCAGGTATCAGAG ATATTGATCATCATCCACAAGGGCTTCTTGGAAACACTGTTGAGCATCAATCCCAACTTGAAATTCATTCTGATGATGGTGCAGGCCTGCATGATGTTGATCCTTCACCTATAAGGTATAACGATTCTGAAGAGTGCTGCTCTTCACTGGGTGAATCTGGCAGATCCCCTTTTACCATGGGTAGCTATGTGGCTTCAGCTGCACTCAATGTTGTTTGTAGAGTTAAAGTTCTTCCACTATCCAAGATTAGTTATGCATCATCCAGTGGTGTAATTCAGACAGAATCAACCGCTAAAGGTATGCATGACAAGGGCTTAAAATCTAGGTGTTCTGAGAATCTGCTGGATATTTTCAGTATAGACATGACAAATAAGGGCATTGGTGGTGGAAAAGTGGTAAAGCTTGATACTGAAGATTGCAATCTCGAAATTGATCCCTTCTGGCCATTTTGCATGTTTGAGTTACGGGGGAAGTGCAACAATGGACAATGCCCATATCAGCATGTGAGACACTATGCACGGAAAAATCAAGTTCTCTCTGGAGCTTCTG ACGAAAAGGTTAACCACATATCAAGTCAAAGGGACAGCTTGGCTTCTCAGGGAACTTTTCCTGATTTTCATACTAATGTCATGCCGATTCCAATTTACTTAATTGGTGGTGAAATCATAAAAACTGACAAATCTTCACTGAGACATGTCTTGGCTCAGAAGATTTGGCACTACTGGCAATCATCCTTCTGTAGCTCCTTCTCTATTCCTTTTCCTGTTCATAGAATTTTACCACCAGACGTGCTGTCCTTGCATTACAGAggtgatgttgatgatgatggcaGCAGAAACTGGCTATCCCTGTATATGAATCAGAGTCAAGATTACATGATG AAGCAAGTTCTTGATGGCTTGGCTGATCCTGAAAGATCCTTGGAGATCGCCCTTGATCTATTTGGCAGGAAAAGCAATATAttggagggaaagaaaaag GCTTTATCAATCTTATCCAGATCTCTTGAAGCTAATCCAAGATCAGTTGCATTGTGGGTGGTTTATTTGCACATTTTCTACAAGTCAGAGAAGTCTATTGGAAATGATGACATGTTTCTTCATGCT GTGCGTCAAAATGAATATTCTTATGAGCTCTGGCTGATGTTCATAAACAGCAGGATCAGTCTTAGTGAAAGATTAGAGGCATATGATTCTGCACTCTTGAAATTGTGCCATTTGGTACACACTGATAAACGGGAGAGGAAATATATGAGTGGATGTATTTTGGACCTGTTCTTGCAGTCTGTAAACACTTTATGTATATCAGGATATAAAGAAAGTGCAATGTCTAGAATTGATGAACTTTACAGACCAAAGCCCGAAAAGTGCAGGCATGTGCCAATTTTTGAGATTATGCCATGCTTAGTGATGTCAGACAGGTGCATCTTGTGGGTGTCCTGCATATACTTGGTTGTCTATGGTAGACTCCCAGATGCTGTAGTAGGATGCTTTGAGTTTGATAAAGAACTACCCTTTGGGATAGAATGGCCTTCTGTCCAGTTGATTGAAAACGACAAAAACAACGCATTGCAACTGATAAATTTGGCGATAGATAAAACACAGATGTCTCCTGAGAGTGAATTACACAATGAAGAGGAATCCCAGATCAAATCTAGACAGGCTTTAGCTGTCAATCACATCAAGTGCATGGCGGCACTTAAAGGAGTTGAATGTGTTTCTAAATTGATAGATGATTACAGGAAACTGTATCCATCCTGCATTGAACTTCTAATGTTGTCCGTTGACACGAGGAAGCATCACTGTGAGGGTAATGTTGATTTGTCTCTGTTAGAAGATTCCGTGAATAATTGGCCAAAAGGTTTTCCCGGCATTGAGATTGTCTGGAACCAATACTTTGGGTATGCTCTAGCAAAGAATGGACAAGCATTTGTGAAAGATTTAATGGCAGCCAACTGGTTTCAAACTGCATGGCGACTTCAAAATTCTGATACATCCTTCAACCAAGAAGCCACTCAGAATGATGAAAATGTTCTATTTGATCCATGTGTTCCAGCTTCCATGACCTGCTCATATAGTAATCTAAAAGACAAAGCGTATGCGCTGCTTAATCTTGCCTTATATAAACTATTATATGGTGATAAGGATGGAGCTCAATCAGCAATGGATAAAGCAGTAATGGTTGCTTCTGCAGAGGATTTCAACCATTTGGTGGTAGAGCATGCAGCCTTCTCCCTCTCCAATGCGTCAGACTTGATCAGGGAATTCCCCGATGGCAAATTATTCTCCCTGTTGTATGGATACATTGTAGCTGCAAGATCCTATCCTTCCCCTGAGCCATTATCTAGAAGATTTTTAAGTTGCATCAAGAAATCAAGACTTCGGCAGCTAATAACTAACATGATGGGTCCAGTTTCACTGGATTCCTCCGTGGTTAACTCCATCCTCAAATGTTGGTATAGCCCATCACTTTTACCCGATGAATATGGTGATTTTAAGGCACTTACGGATTTTGTGGAGACTCTGATGGACGTTTTGCCTGCAAACTATAAATTGGCTTTGTCTATTTGCAAGTGGATCGCTCACCTTCATGACCCTTGCAGTATCTCCTCCACTGCTGCATTGTTCTGGGCGAGTTCTGTTTTGGTTAATTCCATACTACAGGCTTTCCCTGTAGCTCCTGAGAGAATTTGGACAGAAGCAGCTGAGGTACTAGGGTGCTTAGATGTTGATGTCATACTAGAAAGGTTTCATCAGCTGGCTATATCCGTGTATCCGTTCTCCATTTCTCTTTGGCGCTCTTACTTCAATTTGCATAGGCGGCTAGGAGATCCCATTTCAGTTGTAGAGGCAGCAAAGCAAAGAGGTATTGAACTGGAATAG